The Arachis hypogaea cultivar Tifrunner chromosome 14, arahy.Tifrunner.gnm2.J5K5, whole genome shotgun sequence genome has a segment encoding these proteins:
- the LOC112743155 gene encoding uncharacterized protein — protein MWEVRRYNGPHSCMQTSIGQDHGRLDSKVIAQHIFTMVKANPTISIRILQGGVERHFGYKASYQNVCLAKQRVITRIYGDWEESYNELPCGYSQCRCTWVQLVTQLWPGSTNTVMFQCVFWIFPPCVEAFKHCKPLISIDGTHLYGKYGGTLLMAIA, from the exons ATGTGGGAGGTTAGGAGATACAATGGGCCTCATTCCTGCATGCAAACTTCAATAGGACAAGACCATGGTAGGTTGGATTCAAAGGTGATTGCGCAACACATCTTCACGATGGTCAAAGCCAATCCAACAATCAGCATCAGGATTCTCCAAGGAGGTGTGGAGAGGCACTTTGGTTACAAGGCATCCTACCAAAATGTTTGTCTTGCAAAACAGCGAGTGATCACCAGAATATATGgtgattgggaggagtcatacaacGAGCTTCCTTGTGGTTATTCGCAATGCAGAT GTACTTGGGTGCAACTGGTGACTCAGCTTTGGCCTGGCTCCACGAATACTGTCATGTTTCAGTGTGTCTTTTGGATATTTCCACCGTGTGTTGAGGCTTTCAAGCACTGCAAGCCACTTATTTCCATTGATGGCACTCACCTATATGGTAAATACGGTGGGACCTTACTAATGGCGATAGCTTAA
- the LOC112743156 gene encoding protein MAIN-LIKE 1-like codes for MEQQLLGYEDDMYRLDHAKHIADKLDRVGPWILRTRQNLMARLLEQIRPYLRRAEFEYVAYMVEFEHDWSLASTLIERWRPESHTFHLPCGEMTITLQNVAYQLGLRIDGDPVSGCIGGWEQHHQRRTIEEFCEKLTWFQNTVCGELEQDATEECLMRYMRGYIMQLIRGGSHCWRTLRCVVGYREVNGARLAVSPDVPGYGAWPAQFGQYCPDNDRDDGRLRHYRRTLNGIGMLNVEWTPYADPQLIALVPSTIAEAEVSSAVVCPLLCFAIIEWHQVDQVVRQFGGLQHIPTRPLNIDDIPTVAFPQAS; via the exons ATGGAACAGCAGCTGTTGGGTTACGAGGATGACATGTATAGACTGGATCACGCTAAGCACATTGCTGACAAGCTTGATAGAGTG GGGCCTTGGATTTTGCGCACCAGGCAGAATTTGATGGCACGGCTGCTAGAGCAGATTAGGCCATATCTCAGACGAGCTGAGTTTGAGTATGTGGCCTATATGGTTGAGTTCGAACACGATTGGTCGCTTGCCTCGACTTTGATAGAGAGGTGGCGGCCTGAGTCCCACACGTTTCATCTACCGTGCGGGGAGATGACCATCACGCTGCAGAACGTAGCCTATCAGCTGGGGCTCAGAATAGACGGTGATCCTGTGAGTGGATGCATTGGTGGGTGGGAGCAGCACCACCAGAGACGCACCATTGAGGAGTTTTGTGAGAAGCTCACGTGGTTCCAGAACACGGTTTGTGGAGAGTTGGAGCAGGACGCCACAGAGGAGTGCCTGATGAGGTACATGAGAGGATACATCATGCAGCTGATAAGGG GTGGCTCCCACTGCTGGAGGACCTTGAGATGTGTGGTCGGTTATCGTGAGGTCAACGGTGCTCGCTTGGCTGTATCGCCAGATGTGCCGGGCTACGGAGCATGGCCAGCGCAATTTGGGCAG TACTGCCCAGACAATGACAGGGACGATGGCAGGCTTAGGCATTACAGGCGTACCCTGAACGGGATTGGGATGCTGAAT GTTGAGTGGACACCATATGCTGACCCACAGCTAATTGCCCTAGTTCCATCGACAATAGCCGAGGCGGAGGTGTCATCGGCGGTTGTATGTCCGCTGCTTTGCTTTGCTATCATCGAGTGGCATCAGGTGGACCAAGTCGTACGTCAGTTCGGTGGTTTGCAGCACATTCCGACCAGGCCACTGAACATTGACGACATTCCAACCGTGGCATTTCCTCAAGCCAGTTAG